Proteins from one Juglans microcarpa x Juglans regia isolate MS1-56 chromosome 6S, Jm3101_v1.0, whole genome shotgun sequence genomic window:
- the LOC121236376 gene encoding heavy metal-associated isoprenylated plant protein 7, whose translation MGEEEKKPEEKKMEEKKKNEEEKQSEKPAEEKKEEKKAEKGKDGKEAKDQSETQAPQEIVLRVYMHCEGCARKVRRCLKGFEGVEEVIADCKTSKVVVKGEKADPLNVLQRVQRKSHRQVQLISPIPEPKAEEEKKPEEKEPPKPEEKKEVPQIITAVLKVHMHCEACAQEIKKRILRMKGVESVEPDLKSSEVRVKGVFDPAKLVEYVYKRTGKHAAIVKQEPEKEKEKAKDDDSKEEKKAEEDGGGGDDKGDKGGSEDQEENKEKKGGDEESNSKPDSGGGAAMEEEINKVVELQKNAYYYYPQRYAMEMYAYPPQIFSDENPNACSIV comes from the exons ATGGGCGAG GAGGAAAAGAAACcggaggagaagaaaatggaggagaaaaagaagaacgaAGAAGAGAAACAGTCCGAGAAGCCGgcggaagaaaagaaagaggaaaagaaagcgGAGAAAGGAAAGGATGGGAAGGAAGCGAAAGACCAATCTGAAACACAAGCTCCTCAGGAAATCGTGCTCAGAGTCTACATGCATTGCGAAGGCTGTGCCCGCAAGGTCCGACGCTGCCTCAAAGGCTTCGAAG GGGTGGAGGAAGTTATAGCAGACTGCAAGACTTCCAAGGTGGTAGTGAAAGGCGAAAAGGCCGATCCTCTGAATGTTCTCCAGAGAGTTCAGAGGAAGAGCCACAGGCAGGTCCAGCTCATCTCTCCGATCCCCGAACCGAAGGCTGAGGAAGAGAAGAAGCCTGAGGAGAAAGAGCCCCCCAAGCctgaagagaagaaagaagtg CCTCAGATTATCACAGCGGTTCTGAAAGTTCACATGCATTGTGAGGCCTGTGCACAAGAAATCAAGAAACGCATACTGAGAATGAAAG GAGTGGAGTCGGTCGAGCCAGATCTAAAGAGCTCAGAGGTGAGAGTTAAGGGAGTGTTTGACCCAGCAAAGCTAGTGGAGTACGTGTACAAGCGAACTGGAAAGCATGCGGCGATAGTGAAGCAAGAGCCggaaaaggagaaagagaaagccAAAGATGATGACAGCAAGGAAGAGAAAAAGGCCGAGGAAGATGGCGGCGGCGGCGACGACAAAGGGGACAAAGGTGGCAGTGAGGATCAGGAagagaacaaagaaaagaaaggaggagACGAGGAATCCAACTCCAAGCCAGACTCGGGAGGAGGAGCAGCCATGGAAGAGGAGATCAACAAGGTGGTGGAGCTTCagaaaaatgcatattattATTACCCACAAAGGTATGCCATGGAAATGTATGCCTACCCACCTCAGATCTTCAGCGATGAGAACCCAAACGCCTGTTCTATCGTGTAA